Proteins from a genomic interval of Chelonoidis abingdonii isolate Lonesome George chromosome 7, CheloAbing_2.0, whole genome shotgun sequence:
- the HIGD2A gene encoding HIG1 domain family member 2A, mitochondrial, with product MAQSSPPPFDPSSPPLIEGFVPTPLHREGFRDKFLRKSRENPLVPIGCLSTAGALTYGLICFQKGNTRQSQLMMRARVLAQGFTIAAIMVGVVATAMKAQK from the exons atggctcagagctccccgccgccCTTTgaccccagcagccccccccTTATCGAGGGCTTcgtccccacccccctgcaccgGGAGGGGTTCCGGGACAAGTTCCTGCGCAAGAGCCGCGAGAACCCGCTGGTGCCCATCG GCTGCCTCTCCACTGCAGGGGCTCTGACCTATGGACTCATTTGCTTCCAGAAGGGCAATACCCGCCAGTCCCAGCTGATGATGCGGGCCCGTGTCCTGGCTCAGGGCTTCACCATTGCTGCCATCATGGTGGGGGTGGTGGCCACAGCGATGAAAGCTCAGAAGTGA
- the NOP16 gene encoding nucleolar protein 16 — MPKAKGKNRRRKFGYNVNRKRLNRQSRKRAAPRIECSHIRRAWDGTKSVSQNLAEMGLAADPNKAIPIRKRQLPVMEMEVDGQDKGKRVVKKPYVLDELEYEASLPEKKSETLSRDLLDYVQYMVRNHGENYKAMACDEKNFYQDTPKQIKRKISVYKRFYPEEFQAFIASLQQVKMDQQ; from the exons aTGCCGAAAGCCAAAGGGAAAAACCGGCGCCGAAAGTTCGGCTACAACGTCAACCGCAAGCGGCTGAACCGGCAGAGCCGCAAGCGGGCGGCGCCCCGTATCGAATG CTCCCACATCAGACGTGCGTGGGATGGAACAAAATCCGTGTCTCAGAACCTGGCTGaaatggggctggctgcagacccCAACAAGGCGATTCCCATCCGGAAAAGGCAGCTACCG GTGATGGAAATGGAGGTTGATGGCCAAGACAAAGGGAAGAGAGTTGTGAAGAAGCCTTATGTCCTGGACG AGCTGGAGTATGAGGCCAGCCTCCCAGAGAAGAAGTCGGAGACGCTCTCCAGAGACCTTCTCGACTATGTGCAGTACATGGTACGGAACCATGGCGAGAATTACAAG gccatgGCTTGTGATGAGAAGAACTTCTACCAGGACACGCCCAAGCAGATCAAGAGGAAGATCAGTGTGTATAAGCGCTTCTACCCGGAGGAGTTCCAGGCTTTCATTGCATCCCTGCAGCAGGTCAAGATGGACCAGCAGTGA
- the CLTB gene encoding LOW QUALITY PROTEIN: clathrin light chain B (The sequence of the model RefSeq protein was modified relative to this genomic sequence to represent the inferred CDS: deleted 2 bases in 2 codons), whose amino-acid sequence MADDFGFFSSSESGARRGPAAAFLAQQESEIAGIENDEGFGAADGGPGQARTLGVTDFEDVGATVNGEVFQESNGPTDGYAAIARADRLTQEPESIRKWREEQKKRLQELDAASKVMEQEWREKAKKDLEEWNVRQSEQMEKNRVNNRIADKAFYQQPDADVIGYVASEEAFLKESKEENPGTEWEKVAQLCDFNPKSSKQWKDVSRMRSVLISLKQTPLSR is encoded by the exons ATGGCCGACGACTTCGGC TTCTTCTCGTCGTCGGAGAGCGGCGCCCGACGAGGACCCGCCGCCGCCTTCCTGGCGCAGCAG GAGAGCGAGATCGCCGGCATCGAGAACGACGAGGGCTTCGGGGCGGCCGACGGGGGCCCGGGGCAGGCCCGGACGTTGGGGGTGA CTGATTTTGAGGACGTGGGGGCCACTGTGAATGGTGAGGTCTTTCAG GAATCCAACGGCCCCACGGATGGTTACGCAGCCATTGCCCGGGCTGACAGGCTGACCCAGGAGCCCGAGAGCATCCGCAAATGGCGGGAGGAGCAAAAGAAACGGTTGCAGGAGCTGG ATGCTGCTTCGAAGGTGATGGAGCAGGAATGGCGTGAAAAGGCCAAGAAGGACCTGGAGGAGTGGAATGTGCGTCAGAGCGAGCAGATGGAGAAGAACCGAGTTAACAACAG GATTGCTGACAAAGCATTTTACCAGCAGCCAGACGCTGATGTGATCGGCTACGT GGCCTCGGAGGAAGCCTTCCTGAAGGAGTCCAAGGAAGAGAACCCCGGCACGGAGTGGGAGAAGGTGGCCCAGCTGTGTGACTTCAACCCCAAAAGCAGCAAGCAATGGAAGGACGTGTCGAGGATGCGCTCGGTGCTCATCTCCCTCAAACAGACGCCCCTGTCCCGCTAG